The Fervidibacillus albus genome contains a region encoding:
- a CDS encoding Dps family protein, whose protein sequence is MNYKVNPENLALNPVEAEQAARELNRYLANLQVLFIKLHNLHWNVVGTSFFDIHEKTEMLYDFVGEEIDRIAERIKMIGFYPVGSLSEALRLATISELPSTIDYNGPTAASIIVKDLQTIMRQLRAINEKVGSDYTGGLTDDALRFYEKQHWLLSAYLTKID, encoded by the coding sequence ATGAATTATAAAGTGAATCCGGAAAACCTCGCCTTAAACCCGGTAGAAGCCGAACAGGCCGCCCGTGAGTTAAATCGATACTTGGCGAATTTGCAAGTGCTGTTTATTAAACTTCATAATCTTCATTGGAACGTCGTCGGCACGAGTTTTTTCGATATTCATGAAAAAACGGAAATGCTATACGATTTCGTCGGGGAAGAAATTGACCGGATTGCAGAAAGAATTAAAATGATCGGTTTTTATCCGGTCGGTTCGCTATCGGAGGCATTGCGTTTAGCTACCATTTCCGAACTTCCTTCTACAATCGACTATAACGGACCGACAGCGGCAAGTATCATCGTAAAAGATTTACAGACAATAATGCGTCAACTCCGAGCCATTAATGAAAAGGTCGGTAGTGACTATACAGGTGGCTTAACCGACGATGCACTTCGATTTTATGAAAAACAACATTGGTTATTAAGCGCTTATTTAACAAAAATCGATTAA
- a CDS encoding glycerol-3-phosphate dehydrogenase/oxidase gives MGTKFSYFSRNDIIQKMSTDSYDLAIIGGGITGAGIALDAVLRGMKVALVEMQDFASGTSSRSTKLVHGGLRYLKQMHVGLVAEVGKERAIVYENGPHVTTPEWMLLPIYKEGTFGKIATSFGLRVYDYLAGVKRTERRKMLSREEVIEKEPLLKRDGLLGGGYYVEYRTDDARLTIEVLKKAFEKGADIINYVKVEELMYDHNRVNGFKCKNRLTNETFQIQAKTVVNAAGPWVDSIRELDQSKKNKRLQLTKGVHIVIDQSKFPLKQAVYFDTPDGRMVFAIPRDGKTYVGTTDTFYEGDPVATKTEVADKNYLLRAIHFMFPELTFRLEDVESSWAGVRPLIYEEGKDPSEISRKDEIWESESGLISIAGGKLTGYRKMAENIVNLVVKKQAQHGKSFGPCLTKQTPISGGDLGGSERLPSFISETGREGRNFGFTQDEGERLSKIYGSNAPLVFQYGQQYEQEKTDLSPFVYARLMYAIEHEMIAHPSDFFIRRTGALYFHIDWVRKWKDPVIRFMADRYNWTEEETIQYKRELEEELTYAARAIDE, from the coding sequence ATGGGAACGAAATTTTCATATTTTTCTAGAAATGATATCATTCAAAAGATGTCGACTGATTCGTATGATTTGGCAATTATCGGTGGTGGGATTACGGGAGCGGGTATCGCATTAGACGCGGTTTTACGTGGCATGAAAGTCGCTCTCGTTGAAATGCAAGATTTTGCCTCTGGTACATCGAGTCGCTCGACAAAGCTCGTACACGGTGGATTACGGTATTTAAAACAAATGCACGTTGGATTAGTAGCAGAGGTCGGGAAAGAACGGGCGATCGTTTATGAAAACGGACCGCATGTGACGACGCCGGAATGGATGCTTTTACCAATTTATAAAGAAGGTACGTTTGGAAAAATAGCAACTTCATTCGGCTTACGGGTGTATGATTATTTAGCGGGTGTGAAGCGGACGGAACGAAGAAAGATGTTATCGAGGGAAGAAGTTATTGAAAAGGAACCACTATTAAAACGGGATGGGTTACTCGGTGGGGGCTATTACGTCGAATATCGGACGGATGATGCACGGTTAACGATTGAAGTATTAAAAAAAGCCTTTGAAAAGGGTGCCGACATCATCAACTATGTAAAAGTAGAAGAGCTGATGTATGATCACAACCGAGTCAATGGCTTTAAATGTAAAAACCGTTTGACGAATGAAACGTTTCAAATTCAGGCGAAAACCGTTGTAAATGCAGCCGGTCCGTGGGTCGATTCGATTCGAGAATTAGATCAATCGAAAAAAAATAAACGATTGCAACTCACAAAAGGCGTCCATATCGTCATCGATCAATCAAAGTTTCCTTTAAAGCAAGCTGTATATTTTGATACCCCCGATGGCCGAATGGTTTTTGCGATTCCAAGGGATGGAAAAACATACGTAGGTACGACCGATACATTTTATGAAGGAGATCCAGTTGCGACAAAAACGGAGGTGGCCGATAAAAACTACTTACTTCGTGCCATTCATTTTATGTTTCCTGAATTAACGTTTCGTTTGGAAGATGTGGAATCGTCGTGGGCGGGGGTTAGACCTCTCATTTATGAAGAAGGGAAGGATCCGTCGGAAATTTCAAGGAAGGATGAAATTTGGGAATCGGAAAGTGGCCTAATATCCATTGCAGGTGGGAAATTGACAGGATATCGAAAAATGGCTGAAAATATCGTAAACCTTGTTGTCAAAAAACAGGCGCAACATGGGAAATCATTCGGCCCATGTTTGACGAAACAAACACCGATCAGTGGTGGAGATTTAGGGGGATCGGAACGACTACCATCCTTTATTAGCGAAACGGGAAGGGAAGGACGGAACTTTGGTTTTACACAAGATGAGGGCGAACGATTAAGTAAAATATACGGATCGAATGCCCCACTCGTTTTCCAATACGGTCAACAGTACGAGCAAGAAAAGACGGACCTTTCTCCTTTCGTTTATGCCCGACTCATGTATGCCATCGAACACGAAATGATTGCCCATCCGTCCGATTTCTTTATTCGTCGCACAGGAGCATTATATTTTCATATCGATTGGGTACGGAAATGGAAAGATCCGGTCATCCGTTTTATGGCCGACCGGTACAATTGGACAGAAGAAGAAACGATTCAGTACAAAAGGGAGTTGGAAGAGGAATTAACTTATGCCGCACGTGCTATAGATGAATAA
- the glpK gene encoding glycerol kinase GlpK, with translation MEKYILSIDQGTTSTRAILFNKKGEIVHVAQKEFTQIFPNPGWVEHNANEIWASVLAVIASVLAESDTKPEQIAGIGITNQRETAVVWDKETGTPIYNAIVWQSRQTADICEDLKEKGYNNLFREKTGLLIDAYFSGTKVKWILDNVEGARQKAEQGKLLFGTIDTWIIWKLSGGRAHVTDYSNASRTLMYNIYDLKWDEELLQILDMPKSMLPEVRASSEIYAHTVPYHFFGQEIPIAGVAGDQQAALFGQACYQEGMAKNTYGTGCFMLMNTGEKAVKSDHGLLTTIAWGLDGKVEYALEGSIFVAGSAVQWLRDGLRMFKEAKDSEAYAERISSTDGVYLVPAFVGLGTPYWDSDVRGAVFGLTRGTTKEHFVRATLESIAYQTKDVLTAMEKDSGIDLKTLRVDGGAVANNFLMQFQSDILNVPVERPIISETTALGAAYLAGLAVGYWDSQEEIAKKWAIDQTFEPKMDGPEREKLYEGWKKAVHATMAFK, from the coding sequence GTGGAAAAATATATTTTGTCCATTGACCAAGGGACGACGAGTACGCGGGCGATTTTGTTTAATAAAAAAGGAGAAATCGTTCACGTCGCTCAAAAGGAGTTTACGCAAATTTTTCCGAATCCGGGATGGGTCGAACATAATGCCAATGAAATTTGGGCATCCGTCCTTGCTGTGATCGCATCCGTTTTAGCTGAATCCGATACGAAACCGGAACAAATTGCCGGAATTGGTATAACGAATCAACGGGAAACGGCGGTTGTGTGGGATAAGGAAACGGGAACACCGATTTACAATGCCATCGTCTGGCAATCGAGACAAACAGCGGATATTTGCGAGGATTTAAAGGAAAAAGGATATAATAATTTATTCCGTGAAAAAACCGGTTTGTTAATCGACGCCTATTTTTCGGGAACGAAGGTAAAATGGATTTTAGACAATGTGGAAGGTGCTCGTCAAAAGGCTGAACAAGGAAAATTATTGTTCGGTACGATCGACACGTGGATTATTTGGAAGTTATCCGGTGGGCGTGCCCATGTAACCGATTACTCGAACGCGTCCCGTACGTTAATGTACAATATTTACGATTTGAAATGGGATGAGGAATTATTACAAATTTTAGATATGCCAAAATCGATGTTGCCGGAAGTACGGGCGTCTTCAGAAATTTATGCTCATACTGTTCCTTATCACTTCTTCGGTCAGGAAATTCCGATCGCCGGTGTGGCCGGTGACCAACAAGCCGCCTTATTTGGGCAAGCGTGCTATCAAGAAGGAATGGCGAAAAATACGTACGGTACCGGCTGTTTCATGTTGATGAATACCGGAGAAAAAGCCGTTAAATCCGATCACGGGCTGTTGACAACGATTGCATGGGGATTAGATGGAAAAGTAGAATATGCCTTGGAAGGAAGTATTTTCGTCGCTGGTTCAGCCGTTCAATGGTTACGGGACGGATTACGCATGTTTAAGGAAGCGAAGGATTCGGAAGCTTATGCGGAACGAATTTCTTCGACAGACGGTGTATATTTAGTTCCGGCCTTTGTTGGACTTGGAACCCCGTATTGGGATAGCGATGTTCGCGGTGCCGTATTTGGACTAACCCGTGGAACGACGAAGGAGCATTTCGTTCGTGCGACATTAGAATCCATCGCCTATCAAACGAAAGATGTATTAACTGCAATGGAAAAAGATTCCGGCATCGACTTGAAAACGTTAAGAGTCGATGGTGGTGCGGTTGCAAATAATTTCCTTATGCAATTCCAAAGCGATATATTAAATGTTCCAGTCGAACGGCCGATTATTAGTGAGACGACTGCATTAGGTGCAGCATATTTAGCCGGACTTGCGGTCGGTTATTGGGACAGTCAAGAAGAAATTGCAAAAAAATGGGCGATTGATCAAACCTTCGAACCGAAGATGGATGGACCGGAACGGGAAAAATTGTACGAAGGATGGAAAAAAGCCGTCCATGCAACAATGGCCTTTAAATAA
- a CDS encoding MIP/aquaporin family protein has protein sequence MSAFLGEIIGTAVLIIFGSGVVASVSLNKTKSNGGGWVVVSFAWGLAVTMGVYAAGQYSGAHINPAVTFAFALTGDFPWSDVPMYILGQFIGAIIGATIVFLHYIPHFKATKDQATKLGVFSTAPAIKHTPSNLLSEIIGTFILVFGLMFIGANEFSEGLNPIVVGLLIVVIGMSYGGTTGYAINPARDLGPRIAHFLLPIPGKGSSDWGYSWIPVIGPLLGGALGGLTYKAVVLGEMGVSLWATLALTLIVIFFSYSTIDQVAEENDSLSM, from the coding sequence ATGTCCGCATTTTTGGGAGAAATTATTGGGACAGCTGTGTTAATTATTTTTGGAAGCGGTGTCGTAGCAAGTGTTTCGTTGAACAAAACGAAGTCAAACGGTGGCGGTTGGGTCGTAGTGTCGTTCGCTTGGGGTCTGGCCGTTACGATGGGGGTTTATGCGGCAGGGCAATATAGCGGTGCCCATATTAATCCGGCGGTGACATTCGCTTTCGCACTTACTGGTGATTTTCCGTGGAGTGATGTACCAATGTACATTTTAGGACAATTTATTGGAGCGATCATCGGTGCTACCATTGTCTTTTTGCATTATATTCCTCACTTCAAAGCAACGAAAGACCAAGCGACAAAACTCGGGGTGTTCTCCACTGCACCGGCAATTAAACATACCCCATCCAATTTATTATCAGAAATCATCGGTACGTTTATACTTGTTTTCGGTTTAATGTTCATCGGTGCAAATGAATTTTCGGAAGGATTAAATCCGATTGTCGTCGGTTTACTCATCGTCGTCATCGGTATGTCCTATGGAGGTACGACTGGATATGCCATCAATCCAGCTCGGGACTTAGGTCCGCGAATTGCCCATTTTCTTTTACCGATTCCTGGAAAAGGAAGCTCCGATTGGGGGTATTCATGGATTCCTGTCATCGGTCCCCTTTTAGGTGGCGCTTTAGGTGGATTAACGTACAAAGCTGTCGTTTTAGGGGAAATGGGCGTATCCTTATGGGCTACGTTAGCATTAACGCTCATCGTTATTTTCTTCTCTTACTCAACGATCGACCAAGTTGCTGAGGAGAACGATTCTTTATCGATGTAA
- a CDS encoding glycerol-3-phosphate responsive antiterminator, whose protein sequence is MKQMVIPAISSYKRLEKFLESEYELAVFLEVHISQLKNITKMANRYHKKLIFHVDLIEGLKNDERGTEFLCQEYDPYGLISTKASVIQKAKQKGVLSIQRVFLLDSQALEQSYKLIEFTKPDYIEVLPGAMPWMIKEVKQQTKTPILAGGLIRRTREVEQAITAGATAVTTSKTKLWDVFEKEKNSFKIG, encoded by the coding sequence ATGAAACAAATGGTAATCCCAGCAATATCATCTTACAAACGGTTAGAAAAATTTTTGGAAAGCGAATATGAATTAGCCGTCTTTCTTGAAGTTCACATCTCTCAATTGAAAAATATTACAAAGATGGCGAACCGGTATCATAAAAAATTAATCTTTCACGTAGATTTAATAGAAGGATTAAAAAATGACGAGCGCGGAACGGAATTTCTTTGCCAAGAATACGATCCGTACGGCCTTATATCGACGAAGGCAAGCGTCATTCAAAAGGCGAAGCAAAAAGGGGTTCTTTCAATACAACGGGTGTTTTTACTCGATTCCCAAGCGCTGGAACAAAGCTATAAACTCATCGAATTTACAAAACCGGATTATATTGAAGTATTGCCCGGTGCCATGCCGTGGATGATTAAAGAAGTGAAACAACAGACGAAAACGCCGATTCTTGCCGGTGGATTAATTCGAAGAACGAGGGAAGTGGAACAAGCAATTACGGCAGGGGCAACAGCAGTGACGACGTCAAAGACGAAACTTTGGGATGTTTTTGAGAAAGAGAAAAATTCATTTAAAATCGGTTGA
- the dhaM gene encoding dihydroxyacetone kinase phosphoryl donor subunit DhaM: MDKVSIVLVSHSYDIVKGLKSLLNQVQPDVSIAIAGGDGGGIGTSAPAILEAIESVYTEKGVVVLFDLGSALLNTEMAMEMLGEERRIKIADAPLIEGAYAGVVEAGFGHSLEEVVYACEHAKDVQKINR; this comes from the coding sequence ATGGACAAAGTGAGCATCGTGTTAGTCTCCCATAGCTACGATATTGTAAAAGGATTAAAATCACTTCTCAATCAAGTTCAACCGGATGTTTCTATCGCCATTGCCGGTGGAGATGGCGGAGGAATCGGTACGAGTGCTCCAGCTATATTGGAAGCGATCGAATCCGTTTATACTGAAAAAGGGGTTGTCGTGTTATTTGATTTAGGTAGCGCCCTGTTAAATACTGAAATGGCGATGGAAATGTTAGGGGAAGAACGACGAATCAAAATCGCAGATGCTCCATTAATTGAAGGGGCGTATGCCGGCGTTGTTGAAGCAGGTTTCGGCCATTCGTTAGAAGAAGTCGTATACGCCTGTGAACATGCAAAAGACGTGCAAAAGATTAATCGATAA
- the dhaL gene encoding dihydroxyacetone kinase subunit DhaL, translated as MKLTIERAKQWMRKYNEQIQEQKTYLTELDQAIGDGDHGLNMARGFEEVIKKIESTNYTSLDALFKDVAMTLISKVGGASGPLYGTAFLRFATSLKSEKEADRTNLAEGLNAALEGIKVRGKAHAGDKTMIDVWEPVVNYVRTESVITGRKLAQLAKEKMEETKDMEAKMGRASYLGKRSIGYIDPGAASSYLLFASLADCFEKGELQ; from the coding sequence ATGAAACTGACAATTGAACGAGCGAAACAATGGATGCGTAAATACAATGAGCAAATTCAAGAACAAAAAACGTATTTGACCGAATTGGATCAAGCGATAGGTGACGGAGACCACGGGTTAAATATGGCCCGTGGGTTTGAGGAAGTAATAAAAAAGATCGAATCAACGAACTATACGTCCCTTGATGCTTTGTTTAAAGATGTTGCGATGACGTTAATTTCAAAAGTAGGGGGTGCATCCGGCCCACTCTATGGAACTGCCTTTTTACGATTCGCTACAAGTTTAAAATCGGAAAAAGAAGCAGATCGAACGAATTTAGCGGAAGGGTTAAATGCAGCTTTGGAAGGGATTAAGGTAAGGGGAAAAGCACATGCCGGAGATAAAACGATGATCGACGTATGGGAACCGGTTGTCAATTACGTGCGAACCGAATCGGTTATTACCGGGAGAAAGCTTGCCCAATTGGCCAAAGAAAAAATGGAAGAAACGAAGGACATGGAAGCGAAAATGGGCAGGGCTTCCTATTTAGGCAAGCGGTCTATCGGCTATATCGACCCCGGTGCGGCATCTTCGTATTTACTATTTGCTTCTCTAGCCGATTGTTTTGAAAAAGGAGAGTTACAATAA
- the dhaK gene encoding dihydroxyacetone kinase subunit DhaK, giving the protein MKKLINDPNAVVQEMIEGMIAAHPDKLKAIPVTSVIVRKDAPVEGKVGIVSGGGSGHEPAHAGYVGKGMLDAAVAGEVFTSPTPDQVFEAIKAVDGGKGVLLVIKNYTGDVLNFEMAAEMAEAEGIKVAKVVVNDDVAVEDSTYTTGRRGIAGTIFVHKIAGAMADTGASLEEVEAVANKVIANVRSMGMALTPCTVPAAGKPGFELGETEMEIGMGIHGEPGIEKTDIQPADEVAETLVNKIFEDMSFTEKDRVAVMVNGLGGTPVMELYIIHKKVAEMMKEKGITIYETFVGNYMTSLEMAGCSVTLLKLDDQLAELLDAPSDAVALKK; this is encoded by the coding sequence ATGAAAAAATTAATCAATGATCCAAACGCAGTCGTTCAAGAAATGATTGAAGGAATGATTGCAGCTCATCCCGACAAATTGAAAGCGATTCCAGTAACTTCCGTCATCGTAAGAAAGGATGCACCTGTCGAAGGAAAAGTAGGTATTGTGAGCGGCGGGGGAAGTGGACACGAACCTGCTCACGCTGGATACGTAGGAAAGGGAATGCTCGATGCAGCCGTCGCTGGAGAAGTTTTTACATCTCCAACACCAGACCAAGTGTTTGAAGCAATTAAAGCGGTTGATGGAGGAAAGGGCGTACTTCTCGTTATAAAAAATTATACAGGTGACGTACTCAATTTTGAAATGGCAGCGGAAATGGCGGAAGCGGAAGGAATCAAAGTTGCTAAAGTAGTTGTCAATGATGATGTTGCCGTTGAAGATAGTACGTATACGACGGGAAGAAGGGGAATTGCAGGAACGATTTTCGTCCATAAAATCGCAGGGGCAATGGCTGATACGGGAGCCTCTTTGGAAGAAGTGGAAGCGGTTGCGAATAAAGTGATAGCGAACGTCCGCTCCATGGGTATGGCGTTAACCCCGTGTACAGTTCCTGCAGCAGGAAAACCGGGATTTGAACTCGGTGAAACGGAAATGGAAATCGGTATGGGAATTCACGGTGAGCCGGGAATTGAAAAAACGGATATTCAACCGGCGGATGAAGTGGCGGAAACGTTAGTGAATAAAATTTTTGAAGACATGTCGTTCACGGAAAAGGATCGGGTAGCTGTCATGGTCAATGGCCTCGGTGGCACGCCTGTGATGGAACTATATATTATTCATAAAAAAGTGGCTGAAATGATGAAGGAAAAGGGCATCACGATTTACGAAACCTTTGTTGGAAACTATATGACTTCTTTGGAAATGGCTGGATGTTCCGTCACCTTGTTAAAACTTGACGACCAATTAGCCGAATTGCTCGATGCCCCGTCCGATGCCGTTGCTTTGAAAAAATAA
- a CDS encoding sigma 54-interacting transcriptional regulator, producing the protein MRIPLKTYRKNGLHVRMAARFIPFLQKYLPNQDGIKHVHIVYNGKKVQVNNLLALVSLKIKPGETFYLDVDGDLNDETVNDIQQFFLQPEKEDAEQMETDRLLMENSLTLQEAISAIPNGIVVCNRDLVITYVNRAAATLFNQDPQQMLNKRADGIIPNGELQELIETKQPVVTNKLQLNRFTVIATYSPIILNDHVIGIVAIFQDITGIEKISKELKEVKELQQRLDLLLHSVSDLIGMTDQSGQFIYMNEVMDLFLKKNPNVQALFHIIGKEEWSKLTKGQKSIMKVIEVGEQSFVTKVNPIYIDKQLTGTVTTMTRLDDVKKLLDKIELMKQRTEYLEEQLSKHEGLHSAFNAIIGTSNALKDALKLAQKISGTDSTVLITGESGTGKELVARAIHEAGKRKKQPYIRVNCAAIPPTLMESELFGYEKGAFTGATNTKRGKFELAHKGTIFLDEIGDLPIELQAKLLRVLQEKEIVRLGGYEPIQLDVRVIAATNRDLKKLVDEGKFREDLYYRLHVVPIHLPPLRNRKDDIPLLTESFVKQLNKELGKNIKGYEKGFIESLTQYNWPGNIRELKNLMERMISLSETDYLLCKDLPHYIFSPEQTETKANTEQHHILLNKNKTLKQYEKEIYKYACQHYQSFNQIAKALGVTHKTVAKKVREYGLESLIGK; encoded by the coding sequence ATGCGTATTCCGTTAAAAACGTATAGAAAGAACGGGCTCCATGTACGAATGGCCGCCCGATTTATTCCTTTTTTACAAAAATATCTTCCAAACCAGGATGGAATAAAACATGTGCATATCGTATACAACGGGAAAAAAGTCCAAGTGAATAATTTATTAGCCCTTGTTTCATTGAAAATTAAACCGGGGGAAACATTTTATTTAGACGTGGATGGGGATTTAAACGACGAAACGGTGAACGATATTCAGCAATTTTTTCTGCAGCCGGAAAAGGAAGACGCGGAGCAAATGGAAACCGATCGGTTATTGATGGAGAATTCCTTAACTTTACAGGAAGCGATCTCCGCAATTCCGAACGGGATCGTCGTATGTAACCGTGACTTGGTCATTACGTATGTGAATCGTGCGGCGGCAACTCTTTTCAATCAAGACCCACAACAAATGTTAAATAAACGCGCGGACGGGATCATTCCGAACGGTGAACTGCAAGAATTAATAGAAACGAAACAACCAGTTGTGACGAATAAATTGCAATTGAATCGTTTTACCGTCATCGCCACCTATTCACCGATTATCTTAAACGATCACGTCATCGGCATCGTTGCCATCTTTCAAGATATAACGGGCATTGAAAAAATTAGTAAGGAATTAAAGGAAGTAAAGGAGTTGCAACAACGGCTCGATCTTCTCCTTCATTCCGTTTCCGATTTAATTGGCATGACCGATCAATCCGGACAATTTATTTATATGAATGAAGTGATGGATTTATTTTTGAAAAAAAATCCGAACGTTCAAGCGTTGTTTCATATTATCGGAAAAGAAGAATGGTCAAAATTAACAAAGGGCCAAAAATCGATCATGAAAGTCATTGAAGTCGGTGAACAATCGTTCGTTACGAAGGTCAATCCGATTTATATTGATAAACAATTGACAGGAACGGTAACAACGATGACTCGACTCGATGACGTAAAAAAGCTATTGGACAAAATTGAACTGATGAAACAACGGACGGAATATTTAGAAGAACAATTATCGAAACACGAAGGCCTTCACTCGGCTTTCAATGCGATCATCGGGACGAGTAATGCGTTAAAGGACGCTTTGAAATTAGCACAAAAAATTTCTGGAACGGATTCAACCGTACTCATTACTGGAGAAAGCGGTACAGGTAAGGAACTTGTTGCACGGGCGATTCATGAAGCGGGAAAACGAAAAAAACAACCGTATATTCGGGTCAATTGTGCGGCAATTCCACCAACGTTAATGGAAAGTGAACTATTCGGCTATGAAAAGGGTGCTTTTACGGGTGCAACGAATACGAAGAGAGGAAAATTCGAGCTGGCGCATAAGGGAACGATTTTTCTTGATGAAATAGGCGATTTACCTATCGAGTTACAAGCGAAACTATTGCGCGTTTTACAAGAAAAAGAAATTGTAAGACTCGGAGGATACGAACCGATTCAACTCGATGTTCGGGTGATTGCAGCGACCAACAGGGATTTAAAAAAGTTAGTTGATGAAGGGAAATTTAGGGAAGACTTGTATTATCGTTTACATGTCGTTCCAATTCATTTGCCACCATTACGAAATCGAAAAGACGACATTCCACTCCTTACCGAATCATTTGTAAAACAATTAAATAAGGAGCTGGGAAAAAATATCAAGGGCTACGAAAAGGGGTTTATCGAATCGTTAACCCAGTATAACTGGCCGGGGAATATCCGAGAATTAAAAAATTTGATGGAGCGGATGATCAGCTTATCAGAAACCGATTACTTACTTTGTAAAGATCTTCCCCATTATATTTTTTCCCCTGAACAGACGGAAACGAAGGCAAATACGGAACAGCACCACATTCTTTTAAATAAAAATAAAACGTTAAAACAATATGAAAAAGAAATATATAAATACGCTTGTCAACATTACCAAAGTTTTAACCAAATCGCCAAAGCGTTAGGTGTAACCCATAAAACCGTTGCGAAAAAAGTTCGAGAATATGGTTTGGAATCACTAATTGGTAAATAA
- a CDS encoding DMT family transporter, with the protein MTAKRFFTHPVGIMISASLATFLWGSAFPFIKLSYELLDIHSNEIGEQILFAGYRFFLASMLIFLFFLFRNREMRFRQDTLKPVIKIGLFQTFLQYVFFYIGLSMSTGIQGSIIAGTTSFFQMVLAHILYPDDRMNRRKTVGLIVGFLGVIAVNLTKGDFQLQIGFGEILLLFAMFSGGFGNILAKEGAKRMEIAYLTSYQMLFGSIGLLMIGIIQVGPFPFSVSFTSLFILFYLAFLSAAGFILWNNVMKYNQVGKVSIYLFLVPVFGTFLSAILLGEELHLFVFIGLALVTAGIWIINKPKK; encoded by the coding sequence ATGACGGCAAAACGTTTTTTCACCCATCCTGTAGGCATTATGATCTCAGCAAGTTTAGCTACTTTTTTATGGGGGAGTGCCTTTCCGTTTATTAAATTAAGTTATGAATTGTTAGACATCCATTCGAATGAAATCGGCGAACAAATATTATTTGCCGGCTACCGATTTTTCCTCGCCAGCATGCTGATTTTTCTTTTCTTTCTCTTTAGAAATAGAGAAATGCGTTTTCGTCAAGATACGTTAAAGCCGGTAATAAAAATTGGCTTATTTCAAACGTTTCTTCAATATGTTTTTTTCTATATCGGTTTAAGTATGTCTACCGGGATTCAAGGTTCGATCATTGCGGGAACGACATCCTTTTTTCAAATGGTACTCGCCCATATTCTTTATCCGGATGATCGAATGAATCGTCGAAAAACGGTCGGACTCATCGTCGGTTTTTTAGGTGTTATTGCCGTCAATTTAACGAAAGGGGATTTTCAATTACAGATCGGTTTCGGGGAAATTTTATTATTGTTCGCCATGTTTTCCGGTGGTTTCGGAAATATTTTGGCGAAGGAAGGGGCAAAGCGGATGGAAATAGCGTACCTCACGTCGTATCAAATGCTTTTCGGTTCGATCGGACTTTTGATGATCGGCATCATTCAAGTTGGTCCATTTCCTTTTTCCGTTTCATTCACTTCCCTTTTCATCCTTTTTTACTTAGCATTTTTATCCGCAGCAGGATTTATATTATGGAATAACGTGATGAAATACAATCAAGTTGGGAAAGTATCGATTTATTTGTTCCTCGTTCCGGTGTTCGGTACCTTTTTAAGTGCCATTCTTTTAGGGGAAGAACTGCACCTTTTTGTATTTATCGGATTAGCCCTTGTAACAGCAGGGATCTGGATTATAAATAAACCGAAAAAATAA
- a CDS encoding putative holin-like toxin, translating to MTTFQTLMLMIAFASLILSILSFTNKK from the coding sequence ATGACGACATTTCAAACGCTGATGCTGATGATTGCATTTGCCAGTTTGATTTTGTCGATTCTGTCCTTTACGAACAAAAAGTAA